The following proteins are encoded in a genomic region of Desulfurellaceae bacterium:
- a CDS encoding DOPA 4,5-dioxygenase family protein, translated as MPTESSTIKDYHVHVYFDRETQTEAERVRDGLAEHFDVELGRIHFKAVGPHPQWMYQVKFNPDQFGRLVPWLMLNHEGLNVLVHPQTGDDVADHSDNALWLGRKLRLKLGFMRKMAAKKRAQAKA; from the coding sequence ATGCCGACAGAGTCATCCACAATCAAGGATTATCACGTCCATGTGTATTTTGACCGCGAGACCCAGACCGAGGCGGAGCGGGTGCGGGACGGCCTGGCCGAGCACTTTGACGTCGAGCTGGGCCGTATCCACTTCAAGGCGGTCGGGCCGCACCCGCAGTGGATGTATCAGGTGAAGTTCAACCCCGACCAGTTCGGCCGACTCGTGCCCTGGCTGATGCTCAACCACGAGGGCTTGAACGTGCTGGTGCATCCGCAGACCGGCGACGACGTGGCCGACCACTCGGACAACGCCCTGTGGCTGGGCCGTAAGCTGCGGCTGAAGCTCGGCTTCATGAGAAAGATGGCGGCCAAGAAACGCGCCCAGGCCAAAGCCTGA
- a CDS encoding IS1595 family transposase: protein MTYFADEERCIAYLVQQRWPQGVTCPTCGSDKVHYLANQRRWKCKTKHARQQFSVKVGTVMEDSPIPLTQWLPVMWMLANCKNGISSYEVHRAFKITQKTAWFMLHRIRLAMQDDTPEKLSGQVEADETLIGGKARFMHKSRKEKTLQGGRGSAGKTIVVGLLERGRDKKKSRVQAAVVKNTDRPTLHREVRQRLETGSELHTDEHSGYVGLEDEYTHEVISHAASEYVRGHVTTNGIENFWTLLKRTIKGSYVSVEPFHLHRYLDEQAFRFNVRGGKDPDRFDHVARTLTGKRLTYQKLIGGQPTPA from the coding sequence ATGACGTACTTTGCAGACGAGGAACGGTGCATTGCCTACCTCGTCCAGCAGCGCTGGCCCCAGGGCGTCACCTGCCCGACTTGCGGGAGCGATAAGGTGCATTACCTCGCCAATCAGCGGCGCTGGAAATGCAAGACGAAACACGCCCGACAGCAGTTCAGCGTGAAGGTCGGCACGGTCATGGAAGACAGCCCGATCCCGTTGACCCAGTGGCTTCCGGTCATGTGGATGCTGGCGAACTGCAAGAACGGCATCTCGTCCTACGAGGTGCACCGCGCCTTCAAAATCACCCAAAAGACCGCCTGGTTCATGCTCCATCGGATTCGGCTCGCCATGCAGGACGATACGCCTGAAAAGCTGTCCGGCCAGGTCGAAGCAGACGAAACCCTGATCGGCGGCAAGGCTCGGTTCATGCACAAGAGCCGCAAGGAGAAGACTTTACAGGGTGGTCGCGGATCGGCTGGCAAAACGATTGTGGTGGGGCTGCTGGAACGTGGCCGGGACAAGAAGAAAAGCCGGGTTCAGGCGGCTGTCGTGAAGAATACCGACCGGCCTACTTTACACCGGGAAGTCCGCCAGCGGCTTGAGACGGGCAGCGAACTCCATACTGATGAGCATAGCGGCTATGTCGGCCTTGAGGATGAGTACACCCACGAAGTCATCAGCCATGCCGCAAGCGAGTATGTCCGGGGCCACGTCACGACGAACGGGATTGAGAACTTTTGGACCCTACTCAAACGCACCATTAAGGGGTCATACGTCAGTGTCGAGCCCTTCCACCTGCATCGGTATCTGGATGAGCAAGCCTTTCGGTTCAACGTGCGGGGCGGGAAAGACCCGGACCGCTTCGACCACGTTGCCCGCACACTCACGGGCAAGCGTCTCACCTACCAAAAGCTGATCGGTGGTCAACCAACCCCCGCGTGA
- a CDS encoding 2-oxoacid:acceptor oxidoreductase subunit alpha yields the protein MATNPAGAPLEKPVQELDNVVIRFAGDSGDGMQLTGNQFTTESVLAGNDIGTLPDFPAEIRAPTGTLYGVSAFQVNFSNDTVYTPGDDLDALVAMNPAALKTNLGDLKPNGIVIVNTAEFNPANLRKAKYETSPLDDSTLDGYQSYRVDVTKMTTEALKSLNLPNRTVMRSRNFFALGVVSWLFNRPIEPTLEWIQTRFKRTPEIAEANTLALKGGYNLAENTELFASSYEIKPAQIAPGTYRSITGNTATAIGFVAAANKAGLPLFLGSYPITPASDVLHDLAELKNYNIYTFQAEDEISGVGAALGAAFGGAIAITTTAGPGMNLKAETVALAASVELPLIITDIQRAGPSTGMPTKPEQADLLQAMYGRHGESPVPVLAASTPADCFETAYEAVRLAVKYMTPVILLTDGFLANAAEPWLLPRFADLPDITVEFRTDPQGFFPYLRDEETLARPWVRPGTPGLEHRIGGIEKDYLTGNISYAPANHEQMARVRVRKLNLMTQDIPPTKIEGPDSGELLLVGWGSTYGSIAEAVVEAQAKGQSVSHVHLRHLNPLPADLGEVLSRFDKVLVPEMNLGQLVRLLRAEYLIDAVGLNKIQGRPFKVSEITARIDRMLEK from the coding sequence ATGGCAACGAACCCTGCGGGGGCTCCGCTGGAAAAACCCGTCCAAGAACTGGACAATGTGGTGATCCGCTTCGCTGGAGACTCTGGCGACGGTATGCAGCTCACGGGCAACCAGTTCACAACGGAGTCCGTTCTGGCGGGCAACGATATTGGGACGCTGCCGGACTTTCCGGCCGAAATCCGGGCGCCGACTGGAACGCTGTACGGGGTGAGCGCCTTTCAGGTCAACTTCAGCAACGACACGGTCTACACCCCGGGTGACGATCTCGACGCGCTGGTGGCCATGAATCCGGCCGCCCTTAAGACCAACCTCGGCGATCTCAAGCCCAACGGCATTGTCATCGTCAACACGGCCGAGTTCAACCCTGCCAACCTCAGGAAAGCCAAGTACGAGACCAGCCCGCTGGATGACAGCACGCTCGACGGGTACCAGAGCTACCGGGTCGATGTCACCAAGATGACGACCGAGGCGCTCAAGAGCCTGAACCTGCCGAACCGCACAGTCATGCGCTCCCGCAACTTTTTTGCCCTGGGCGTGGTCTCGTGGCTGTTTAACCGTCCCATTGAGCCGACCCTGGAGTGGATTCAAACCCGGTTCAAGAGAACGCCCGAAATCGCCGAGGCCAATACCCTGGCGCTCAAGGGCGGCTACAATCTGGCCGAGAATACCGAGCTGTTCGCCTCTTCGTACGAAATCAAGCCGGCCCAGATCGCGCCCGGCACCTACCGCAGCATCACCGGCAATACCGCCACCGCGATCGGCTTTGTGGCCGCAGCCAACAAGGCCGGTCTGCCGCTGTTTCTGGGCAGCTACCCGATTACCCCGGCCAGCGACGTGCTGCACGACCTGGCCGAACTCAAAAACTATAACATCTACACCTTCCAGGCCGAGGACGAAATTTCCGGGGTGGGCGCGGCCCTCGGCGCCGCCTTTGGCGGTGCGATCGCCATTACCACCACGGCCGGTCCGGGCATGAACCTCAAGGCCGAAACCGTGGCCCTGGCGGCGTCGGTCGAGCTGCCGCTGATCATCACCGATATCCAGCGCGCCGGTCCGAGTACGGGCATGCCGACCAAGCCGGAGCAGGCCGACCTGCTCCAGGCCATGTATGGCCGCCACGGCGAGTCGCCGGTTCCGGTGCTTGCCGCCTCGACTCCGGCCGACTGTTTTGAGACCGCCTATGAAGCGGTCCGCCTTGCGGTGAAATACATGACGCCGGTGATCCTGTTGACCGATGGCTTTCTGGCCAACGCCGCAGAACCGTGGCTGTTGCCCCGCTTTGCCGATCTGCCCGACATCACGGTCGAGTTCCGAACCGATCCCCAGGGCTTCTTCCCCTATCTGCGTGATGAGGAAACCCTGGCCCGACCCTGGGTACGACCGGGTACGCCGGGACTTGAGCACCGCATCGGCGGTATCGAGAAAGACTATCTGACCGGCAACATCAGCTACGCCCCGGCCAACCACGAGCAGATGGCGCGGGTCCGGGTCCGCAAGCTGAACCTGATGACCCAGGATATTCCTCCGACCAAGATCGAGGGACCGGACAGCGGCGAGCTCCTGCTCGTCGGCTGGGGCAGCACCTATGGCTCGATTGCCGAGGCGGTCGTCGAGGCACAGGCCAAAGGCCAGAGCGTGTCGCACGTGCATCTGCGACACCTGAATCCGCTGCCGGCCGACCTGGGTGAGGTTCTGAGCCGTTTCGACAAGGTGCTGGTGCCCGAGATGAACCTCGGCCAACTGGTGCGTTTGCTCCGGGCGGAATATCTGATTGACGCGGTTGGGCTGAACAAGATCCAGGGCCGTCCGTTCAAGGTGTCTGAAATCACGGCTCGCATTGACCGTATGCTGGAAAAGTGA
- a CDS encoding uracil-DNA glycosylase, which produces MPSFAQLQRQIVGCARCPRLVDYLARISQDKVKRYREWTYWGKPVPSFGDPKARLLIVGLAPAAHGGNRTGRAFTGDRSGDWLYGALHAAGFANQPTSSQRDDGLVLRNCCITSAVHCAPPDNKPLREEFAACRPYLVQELQLLTRVRVVVALGHIAFQAYLSARRELGLYVPSPKPRFGHGLSHDLDGVTLIGSYHPSQQNTFTGRLTRDMFQAVFQQARRLIDQP; this is translated from the coding sequence ATGCCCAGCTTTGCCCAGCTCCAACGCCAGATCGTCGGCTGCGCACGCTGTCCCCGGCTGGTGGACTATCTCGCCCGCATCTCTCAGGACAAGGTCAAACGCTATCGGGAGTGGACCTACTGGGGAAAACCGGTACCCAGCTTCGGCGACCCCAAAGCCCGGCTGTTGATTGTCGGTCTCGCCCCGGCCGCCCATGGCGGGAACCGGACCGGGCGGGCGTTTACCGGAGACCGCAGCGGAGACTGGCTGTACGGAGCCCTGCACGCGGCCGGGTTTGCCAACCAGCCGACCTCCAGCCAGCGGGACGACGGTCTCGTCCTGCGCAACTGTTGTATCACCTCGGCCGTGCACTGCGCCCCACCGGACAACAAGCCCTTGCGCGAAGAGTTTGCGGCCTGCCGGCCCTATCTGGTCCAAGAGCTGCAACTGCTCACACGCGTCCGGGTGGTGGTCGCCCTCGGCCACATCGCGTTTCAGGCCTACCTGAGCGCCCGCCGCGAACTCGGCCTGTACGTGCCCTCTCCCAAACCGCGCTTTGGCCACGGCTTGAGCCATGATCTTGACGGGGTAACGCTGATCGGCTCGTATCACCCCAGCCAGCAGAACACCTTCACCGGGCGGCTGACCAGAGACATGTTTCAGGCCGTCTTTCAGCAGGCGCGCCGACTCATCGACCAGCCCTGA
- a CDS encoding tetratricopeptide repeat protein: protein ALRGIGNVYYDFEEHTKAIGYYERYLALRPDDANVRTDLGTMYLYTDRADRAITEYQTVIAANPDFFQAHFNLGIAYREKADLAQARQSLERARALTDDERVRDRVDHVLAQLNGGAPPQAQPRTAFQHAVEQLFHSHDIMGPKVALIEWSAPAGAKVYLQNFPIQGMPPDVRNRFLAKLRIQIGLAKKNNNIDASVIVELIDAETRSVMETLQTETS from the coding sequence CGCGCTGCGCGGCATCGGCAACGTGTATTACGACTTTGAGGAGCATACCAAGGCCATCGGCTACTATGAGCGCTACCTGGCTCTCCGGCCCGACGACGCAAACGTTCGCACCGATCTGGGGACGATGTACCTGTACACCGACCGGGCAGACCGGGCCATTACCGAATATCAGACGGTGATTGCCGCAAACCCGGACTTCTTTCAGGCCCATTTCAACCTGGGCATTGCCTACCGGGAAAAGGCGGACCTTGCCCAGGCTCGCCAGAGCCTGGAGCGGGCCAGAGCCCTGACCGACGACGAGCGGGTCCGCGACCGGGTGGACCACGTGCTGGCCCAGCTGAACGGCGGCGCCCCGCCTCAGGCCCAGCCGCGCACCGCGTTTCAGCACGCGGTCGAACAGCTCTTTCACTCGCACGATATCATGGGCCCCAAAGTAGCCCTGATTGAGTGGTCGGCCCCGGCCGGCGCCAAAGTCTATTTGCAAAATTTTCCGATCCAGGGTATGCCCCCGGACGTTCGCAACCGTTTTCTGGCCAAGCTGCGGATCCAGATCGGGCTGGCCAAGAAGAACAATAATATTGACGCCAGTGTCATTGTCGAACTGATTGACGCTGAGACCCGCAGTGTCATGGAAACGCTGCAAACGGAAACATCATGA
- a CDS encoding 2-oxoacid:ferredoxin oxidoreductase subunit beta, producing MSAEATAKLTRKDFVSDQDVRWCPGCGDYAILAQVQKIFPDLGIPKENAVFISGIGCSSRFPYYMNTYGFHTIHGRAPAIATGLKISRPDLHIWLVTGDGDGLSIGGNHLIHALRRNVELKIMLFNNRIYGLTKGQYSPTSELGKVAKSTPMGSADYPINPLSLALGAEATFVARSIDVEAKHQQTTLTRAAAHKGGAFIEILQNCNVYNDGAWDSLTDKGTKADNQLLLEHGQPMIFGKNKDRGIRMNGMKPEVVPLGNGVTADDLLVHDEYDHTLAFLLSRMTPPAFPTPIGVLYSTERQTIEALMAKQLEDAVAKQGQGDMDALLNRGNVWTVK from the coding sequence ATGAGTGCAGAAGCGACGGCAAAACTGACCCGTAAGGATTTTGTGTCTGACCAGGACGTCCGCTGGTGCCCGGGCTGCGGTGACTACGCCATTCTGGCCCAGGTCCAGAAAATTTTCCCTGATCTGGGCATCCCCAAGGAAAACGCGGTATTCATCTCCGGGATCGGCTGTTCCAGCCGTTTTCCCTACTACATGAACACCTACGGCTTTCACACCATCCACGGCCGGGCTCCGGCCATTGCCACCGGTCTCAAGATCTCGCGTCCCGATCTGCACATCTGGCTGGTGACCGGGGACGGGGATGGGCTGAGCATTGGCGGCAACCATCTCATCCACGCCCTGCGGCGCAACGTTGAGCTGAAGATCATGCTGTTCAACAACCGCATCTATGGCCTGACCAAGGGCCAGTACTCGCCGACCTCAGAGCTGGGCAAGGTCGCCAAGTCGACGCCAATGGGGTCGGCCGACTATCCGATCAACCCGCTGAGCCTGGCGCTCGGAGCCGAAGCGACCTTCGTCGCCCGCTCCATCGACGTTGAGGCCAAACACCAGCAGACAACCCTCACCCGCGCTGCGGCCCACAAGGGCGGGGCGTTCATCGAGATTCTCCAAAACTGCAACGTGTATAACGACGGCGCCTGGGATTCGCTGACCGATAAGGGCACGAAGGCGGATAACCAGCTGTTGCTCGAACACGGTCAGCCGATGATCTTCGGCAAAAACAAAGACCGGGGGATTCGGATGAACGGCATGAAGCCCGAGGTCGTGCCGTTGGGCAACGGGGTGACCGCCGACGATCTGCTGGTCCACGACGAGTACGACCATACCCTGGCCTTTTTGCTCAGCCGGATGACGCCGCCCGCCTTTCCGACCCCGATCGGCGTGCTGTATTCAACCGAGCGGCAGACGATCGAGGCGCTGATGGCCAAGCAGCTCGAAGACGCGGTGGCCAAGCAGGGTCAGGGCGACATGGACGCCCTGCTGAACCGGGGCAATGTGTGGACGGTCAAATAG
- a CDS encoding endonuclease/exonuclease/phosphatase family protein, which yields MTFPRLCLGLLILFLAAHPRSASALTLAVWNLEHLNAASHVGCVSRQDADYAVIRTQIARLTPDLVAIQEVENEAAAARVFPAADWQVVLSSRPEVGQRASCRERPDARLRHQATGFAIRTGVAFQRNPDLSSLANSNPDIPWGTDITIRQGAGLRLLSVHLVSGCWGAEQDRDAERTAICQILRYQIGALKSWVEARQAESIPYAILGDFNRRLALDDDWAWRELSSARLGLHLATAGLPTSCDPRYTALIDHIVVSNDLVRRIVPDSIREIPRLGDHPDHCAIMLSLRLET from the coding sequence GTGACATTCCCACGCTTGTGTTTGGGGCTGTTGATCCTCTTCCTTGCGGCTCATCCCCGCAGCGCGTCGGCACTCACCCTTGCCGTCTGGAATCTTGAACACTTGAACGCCGCCTCCCATGTCGGCTGCGTCTCCAGACAGGACGCCGACTACGCCGTCATCCGAACACAGATCGCGCGTCTCACGCCGGACCTCGTTGCCATACAGGAAGTCGAAAACGAAGCCGCCGCCGCCCGTGTGTTTCCGGCGGCCGACTGGCAGGTCGTGCTGTCCTCGCGTCCCGAGGTCGGACAACGCGCGTCGTGCCGGGAGCGACCCGACGCGCGCCTGCGCCATCAGGCGACGGGGTTTGCAATACGGACAGGTGTCGCATTTCAGCGCAACCCGGACCTGAGCAGCTTGGCCAACTCCAATCCCGACATCCCCTGGGGCACCGACATCACCATACGCCAGGGAGCCGGCCTGCGCCTGCTGTCGGTCCATCTCGTCTCGGGGTGTTGGGGAGCAGAACAGGACCGGGACGCCGAACGCACGGCCATCTGCCAGATCCTCCGGTACCAGATCGGTGCGCTCAAGTCCTGGGTCGAGGCCAGACAGGCGGAGAGCATCCCCTACGCCATTCTGGGCGACTTCAACCGTCGCTTGGCGCTCGACGACGATTGGGCCTGGCGTGAGCTGTCGTCGGCCCGGCTCGGCTTACATCTGGCGACGGCTGGACTGCCAACCAGCTGCGACCCGAGATACACCGCCCTGATTGATCATATCGTTGTATCCAACGACCTCGTGCGCAGGATCGTTCCGGACTCCATACGCGAAATTCCCCGGCTGGGAGACCATCCGGACCATTGTGCAATCATGCTGAGCTTGCGTCTCGAGACATAG
- a CDS encoding CbbQ/NirQ/NorQ/GpvN family protein, which yields MTDTNGQAPFYLPIGDEVDIFRAAYECRLPVLLKGPTGCGKTRFVEYMAHMLRREEKEEVPGNLITVACHEDLTGSDLVGRYLIQGDETVWIDGPLTQAVRLGTVCYLDEIVEARKDTIVLIHPLTDHRRILPIDKKGEIQQAHSDFLLVISYNPGYQSILKDLKHSTRQRFVTIEFTYPPRDKEAEVIAHESTLELETALDLARLGEKVRHLKASGLEEGVSTRLLIYAGHLMRQGVSARRACSVAVSRSLTDDVDSQRAIDEVINAIFP from the coding sequence ATGACGGACACCAACGGACAGGCTCCATTCTATCTGCCTATTGGCGATGAGGTTGACATCTTTCGGGCGGCCTACGAGTGCCGCCTCCCCGTCCTGCTCAAAGGGCCGACCGGCTGCGGAAAGACGCGCTTTGTCGAGTATATGGCCCACATGCTGAGGCGGGAAGAGAAAGAAGAGGTACCCGGCAACCTCATCACCGTTGCCTGCCACGAGGATCTGACCGGCAGCGATCTGGTCGGACGCTACCTGATTCAGGGCGACGAAACCGTCTGGATTGACGGGCCGCTGACCCAGGCCGTGCGGCTCGGCACGGTGTGTTATCTGGACGAGATCGTCGAAGCCCGCAAGGACACGATTGTCCTGATCCACCCGCTGACCGACCACCGGCGGATTCTGCCGATCGACAAAAAGGGTGAAATCCAGCAGGCCCACTCCGATTTTTTGCTGGTCATCTCCTACAACCCGGGCTATCAGAGCATTCTCAAAGACCTCAAGCACTCCACCCGCCAGCGTTTTGTGACCATCGAGTTCACCTACCCGCCGCGCGATAAAGAGGCCGAGGTGATTGCCCACGAGAGCACCCTGGAGCTGGAGACCGCGCTCGACCTCGCCCGGCTGGGAGAGAAGGTCCGCCATCTCAAGGCCAGCGGTCTGGAAGAGGGGGTGAGCACGCGGCTGCTGATCTACGCCGGGCACCTGATGCGCCAGGGGGTCTCGGCTCGGCGGGCGTGTTCGGTGGCAGTATCGCGCTCGCTGACCGATGACGTGGACTCACAGCGGGCCATCGACGAGGTCATCAACGCGATTTTCCCCTGA
- a CDS encoding zinc ribbon domain-containing protein → MRFCPQCGVQTVPQARFCTECGAALSDAKKAAGKKDGKTATRTPAPPVVQQSLFAGLVVLSAYLAVGVGLWVFVLRSQPFPVVAVAEGPASSGGSQALPQDHPPISIPDDVKQRIVTLVDEANAKP, encoded by the coding sequence ATGCGTTTCTGTCCCCAGTGTGGCGTCCAGACCGTCCCCCAGGCCCGCTTTTGTACCGAGTGTGGTGCGGCGCTGTCGGATGCCAAAAAAGCCGCCGGTAAAAAAGACGGCAAGACGGCCACCCGAACTCCAGCCCCACCGGTAGTGCAGCAGTCCCTGTTTGCCGGACTGGTCGTGCTGTCGGCATACCTGGCCGTTGGCGTCGGCCTGTGGGTCTTTGTGCTGCGCTCACAGCCCTTCCCGGTTGTTGCGGTCGCCGAGGGCCCGGCCAGCTCGGGCGGCTCGCAAGCCCTGCCCCAGGATCATCCGCCGATCAGCATTCCCGACGATGTCAAACAGCGGATTGTCACCCTGGTTGACGAGGCCAACGCCAAGCCCG
- a CDS encoding LLM class flavin-dependent oxidoreductase codes for MPVQLSLSVVDQSPVRQGGTAGDALHETIALAQAVETLGYQRYWVAEHHSLPGFAGTCPEVMVGQIAARTSRLRVGSGGVMLSHYSALKVAETFRMLESLYPGRIDLGIGRAPGSDQRTAAALAYPGKMRDIQDFPEQVEHVISYLGDAMDPSHPFAAVKASPSPPATQPEVWLLGSGIDSALLAAERGLPFSYAYFFGAGVEHGPTIVEHYRRRFRPSEHLVEPRVNVAAQVLCAETEEQARRLALSRNLVRLNILRGRGTGVPPVEEAEAYPYSPQERAYLEQQSRVNIDGDPEQVKAKLERLAELYETTDLSVVTICYAFADRLRSYELIAQACGLTPPDTARA; via the coding sequence ATGCCTGTCCAACTCAGCTTAAGCGTTGTCGATCAGTCTCCAGTCCGTCAGGGCGGGACGGCCGGCGACGCGCTGCACGAAACCATCGCCCTGGCCCAGGCGGTCGAGACCCTGGGCTATCAGCGCTACTGGGTGGCCGAGCACCACAGCCTGCCCGGCTTTGCCGGCACCTGTCCCGAGGTCATGGTCGGCCAGATTGCGGCCCGGACCTCCCGGCTGCGGGTCGGCAGCGGCGGGGTCATGCTGTCCCACTACAGCGCGCTCAAGGTGGCCGAGACCTTTCGGATGCTGGAGTCTCTGTATCCGGGCCGGATTGACCTCGGTATCGGCCGTGCGCCGGGCAGCGACCAGCGCACCGCCGCCGCCCTGGCCTACCCCGGCAAGATGCGCGACATCCAGGATTTTCCCGAGCAGGTCGAGCATGTCATCTCCTACCTGGGCGACGCCATGGACCCGTCTCATCCGTTTGCTGCGGTCAAAGCCAGCCCAAGCCCGCCTGCTACCCAGCCCGAGGTATGGCTGCTGGGCTCGGGCATTGACTCGGCCCTGCTGGCCGCCGAGCGCGGGTTGCCGTTCAGTTATGCGTATTTCTTCGGCGCCGGCGTCGAGCACGGGCCGACCATTGTCGAGCACTACCGGCGTCGCTTCCGCCCGTCCGAGCACCTGGTCGAGCCGCGGGTGAACGTCGCCGCCCAGGTCTTGTGCGCCGAGACCGAAGAGCAGGCGCGCCGGCTGGCCCTGAGCCGCAACCTGGTCCGGCTCAATATCCTTCGTGGTCGCGGCACCGGGGTGCCGCCGGTCGAGGAGGCCGAAGCCTATCCCTACAGCCCCCAGGAGCGGGCCTACCTGGAGCAGCAGAGCCGGGTCAACATCGACGGCGACCCCGAGCAGGTCAAGGCCAAGCTTGAGCGGTTGGCCGAGCTGTACGAGACCACCGACCTGAGTGTCGTGACAATCTGTTATGCCTTTGCCGACCGGCTGCGGTCGTATGAGCTGATCGCCCAGGCGTGCGGGCTCACGCCTCCCGATACCGCCCGCGCCTGA
- a CDS encoding leucyl aminopeptidase, protein MNIRVQSQAITKIESDVLVVPLAEGQHDNGAVDDLDAALGGALRAHLGHTGFSAKAGQSVVFPTHTQLPSRTLVLLGLGKDAADTETWRRSAAKAHAEAKSQQAKRLAWFFSEARPEADLAAVVEGSLLSAYSFDKYKSDKTPKRAGVGSLSLVGPGLRKTAALSRALAAARKTAPGVCLARDLINEPASVSTPSYLAEQATKIARSGGLKAEVFGLSRMKTAKMAGLLAVAKGSVEEPRFIKLSYTPEGRAKKKIALVGKGLTFDSGGLSLKTPKSMETMKLDMSGGATVLGAMQVIAQLRPKVQVTAYVPSTENMPSGTAQKPGDIITYKNGKTVEVLNTDAEGRLILADALIRAVEDRADVIIDLATLTGACVVALGSRVAGLFCNNQELSDALMACGKQAGEAFWPLPLVKDYRDDIKSSVADIKNIGGGSGGAIAGALFLEEFVGDTPWAHLDIAGPAFTQSALPYSPRGGTGFGVRTLVRYVMSV, encoded by the coding sequence ATGAATATCCGCGTCCAGTCACAGGCGATCACCAAGATCGAGAGCGATGTGCTTGTTGTCCCGCTGGCCGAGGGACAGCACGACAACGGGGCTGTGGACGACCTCGACGCCGCCCTTGGCGGCGCTCTGAGAGCCCACCTCGGCCACACCGGTTTCAGCGCTAAAGCGGGCCAAAGCGTTGTCTTTCCGACCCATACCCAGCTGCCCAGCCGGACCCTGGTGTTGCTCGGTCTGGGAAAAGACGCGGCCGACACCGAGACTTGGCGGCGGAGCGCGGCAAAAGCCCACGCCGAGGCCAAGAGCCAGCAGGCAAAGCGCTTGGCCTGGTTTTTTAGCGAGGCACGGCCGGAGGCCGACTTGGCCGCTGTGGTGGAAGGCAGCCTGCTGTCGGCGTACAGCTTTGACAAGTACAAGTCGGACAAGACCCCCAAGCGGGCAGGGGTTGGCAGCCTGAGTCTGGTCGGGCCCGGACTGCGCAAGACGGCCGCGCTCTCCAGGGCGCTTGCGGCGGCCCGGAAAACCGCGCCCGGGGTGTGTCTGGCGCGCGATCTGATCAACGAGCCGGCGTCGGTGTCCACCCCGTCGTATCTGGCCGAACAGGCGACAAAAATCGCCCGCAGCGGCGGACTCAAGGCCGAAGTCTTCGGCCTCAGCAGGATGAAAACGGCAAAAATGGCCGGTCTGTTGGCGGTGGCCAAGGGCAGTGTCGAAGAGCCGCGCTTCATCAAGCTGAGTTACACCCCCGAGGGCAGAGCCAAGAAAAAAATTGCCCTGGTTGGAAAAGGGCTGACCTTTGATTCGGGTGGCCTGTCGCTCAAGACGCCCAAATCCATGGAGACGATGAAGCTGGATATGTCGGGCGGGGCGACCGTCCTGGGCGCCATGCAGGTCATTGCCCAGCTCAGGCCCAAGGTGCAGGTCACGGCCTATGTGCCCTCAACCGAAAACATGCCCAGCGGCACAGCCCAGAAACCGGGCGATATCATTACCTATAAAAACGGCAAAACGGTCGAGGTCCTCAACACCGATGCCGAGGGGCGTCTGATTCTGGCCGACGCCCTGATTCGAGCGGTTGAAGACCGGGCCGATGTCATTATTGATCTGGCAACCCTGACCGGTGCCTGCGTGGTTGCGCTCGGCTCGCGGGTGGCGGGCCTGTTCTGCAATAACCAGGAGTTATCCGACGCGCTGATGGCGTGTGGCAAACAGGCCGGCGAGGCGTTCTGGCCGCTGCCGCTGGTCAAAGACTATAGAGACGACATCAAAAGCTCGGTGGCCGATATCAAGAATATCGGTGGCGGCTCCGGCGGCGCGATTGCCGGCGCCCTGTTTCTCGAAGAGTTTGTCGGCGATACGCCCTGGGCGCATCTCGATATTGCCGGCCCGGCTTTTACCCAGAGCGCCCTGCCCTACAGCCCGCGGGGCGGGACCGGCTTCGGGGTGCGGACCCTGGTGCGCTACGTGATGAGCGTGTGA